Proteins encoded within one genomic window of Halobacteroides halobius DSM 5150:
- a CDS encoding PhoH family protein, with protein sequence MEELTKELELSNNHSAISIFGNQDKTLELIEEDLDVEIIARGNLIKATGAEKSVDRVLDLFQQLDEVVKEKGSLTSQEIEYAIELIKEDKFSLQEIYSDIIQVTSSGQKIRPKTLGQKIYVDAIRQDDIVFGVGPAGTGKTFLAVVMAVNALMSNQVKRIILTRPAIEAGENLGFLPGDLQEKVDPYLRPVYDSLYEVLGTGKVEQLLEKKVIEIAPLAYMRGRTLKDSFVILDEAQNTTREQMKMFLTRLGRNSQAVINGDITQVDLPHKKRSGLVQAKEILEKIKGINFVYLTNRDVVRHRLVKEIIAAYKALE encoded by the coding sequence TTGGAGGAACTAACAAAAGAGTTAGAATTAAGTAACAATCACTCTGCAATTAGCATTTTTGGAAATCAAGATAAGACCCTAGAATTAATTGAAGAAGATCTTGATGTAGAAATTATTGCTCGTGGTAATTTAATTAAAGCAACTGGGGCAGAAAAATCAGTTGATAGAGTATTAGATTTATTCCAACAATTAGATGAGGTAGTTAAAGAGAAAGGAAGTTTAACTAGTCAAGAGATTGAGTATGCTATTGAATTAATTAAAGAAGATAAATTTTCTTTACAAGAAATATATTCTGATATTATTCAAGTTACCAGTTCTGGTCAAAAGATTAGACCCAAGACATTAGGTCAAAAGATATATGTTGATGCTATTCGTCAAGATGATATAGTATTTGGGGTTGGCCCGGCTGGAACTGGAAAGACTTTCTTAGCGGTTGTAATGGCAGTCAATGCTTTAATGAGTAACCAAGTTAAGCGCATTATTTTAACGAGACCAGCTATTGAAGCGGGAGAAAATTTAGGATTTTTACCGGGAGATTTACAAGAGAAGGTAGACCCTTATTTGCGTCCTGTTTATGATTCTTTATATGAAGTTTTAGGAACTGGTAAAGTAGAACAACTACTAGAGAAAAAAGTTATAGAAATAGCTCCTTTAGCGTATATGCGAGGAAGAACTCTAAAAGATTCATTTGTAATTTTAGATGAAGCTCAAAATACTACAAGAGAACAAATGAAAATGTTTTTAACTCGCTTAGGACGTAATTCTCAAGCTGTAATTAATGGGGATATCACTCAAGTTGACCTACCACATAAAAAACGGTCTGGTTTAGTACAAGCAAAAGAAATCTTAGAAAAAATTAAAGGGATTAATTTTGTTTATTTAACTAACCGTGATGTAGTGAGGCATCGTTTGGTAAAAGAAATTATTGCTGCTTATAAAGCACTGGAGTAA